One window of the Candidatus Rokuibacteriota bacterium genome contains the following:
- a CDS encoding ABC transporter substrate-binding protein translates to MNTPKIVCAVGLLGALLWGPPAAWSQEYRIGFIAAITGPASSLGVPERDVAVMIQKELDAKSGIAGRDGKKRPVKIIIHDDQSKPDETVKAVKKLIADDKVHVVIASSQSPTSLAVVPIVTEAKAPLISMASSHAIVTPVRDRHWVFKTPQSNIHVAVHQINYLKAKKIKKVASLYVNDAFGEDSRRGLAELAKGAGIEIVYEDKFEHADKDMTPQLTKVRGSGAEVLIVHAIPPAASIITKNVRDLRLTIPLIHNHGVGTKPFIDLAGGAAEGVIFPIGKMLVAEGLPDADPQKKVLLDFIAWYEKGTGKPRSTFAGHAWDALQMLFPILASLPADLTLEAARGRIRDELEKTRNFVGTGGIFNMSAEDHVGLDERSMVLVRIEEGKWKYFPREKW, encoded by the coding sequence ATGAACACACCAAAGATCGTCTGCGCGGTCGGCCTGCTGGGAGCGCTCCTCTGGGGGCCGCCGGCCGCCTGGAGCCAGGAGTACCGGATCGGCTTTATCGCGGCCATCACCGGCCCGGCCTCGTCCCTCGGGGTGCCGGAGCGGGACGTGGCGGTAATGATCCAGAAGGAGCTGGATGCCAAGAGTGGGATCGCCGGGCGTGACGGGAAGAAGCGGCCGGTGAAGATCATCATCCACGACGACCAGTCCAAGCCCGACGAGACCGTGAAGGCGGTCAAGAAGCTGATCGCCGACGACAAGGTGCACGTCGTCATCGCCTCCAGCCAGAGCCCCACGAGCCTGGCGGTCGTGCCCATCGTGACTGAGGCGAAGGCGCCGCTGATCTCCATGGCCTCGAGCCACGCCATCGTCACCCCGGTCAGGGACCGGCACTGGGTGTTCAAGACCCCGCAGTCGAACATCCACGTGGCGGTCCACCAGATCAACTACCTCAAGGCCAAGAAGATCAAGAAGGTCGCCAGCCTCTACGTCAACGACGCCTTCGGCGAGGATTCGCGCCGCGGGCTGGCTGAGCTGGCGAAAGGCGCCGGGATCGAGATCGTCTACGAAGACAAGTTCGAGCACGCCGACAAGGACATGACGCCGCAGCTCACCAAGGTGCGGGGGAGCGGGGCCGAGGTCCTGATCGTCCACGCCATCCCGCCGGCGGCCTCGATCATCACGAAGAACGTCCGCGACCTCAGGCTCACGATCCCGCTGATCCACAACCACGGGGTGGGGACCAAGCCGTTCATCGACCTGGCCGGGGGCGCCGCGGAGGGCGTGATCTTCCCCATCGGCAAGATGCTGGTGGCCGAGGGGCTGCCCGACGCCGACCCCCAGAAGAAAGTGCTCCTGGACTTCATCGCCTGGTACGAAAAGGGAACCGGCAAGCCGCGGAGCACCTTCGCCGGTCACGCCTGGGACGCGCTGCAGATGCTCTTCCCGATCCTGGCCAGCCTCCCCGCTGACCTGACGCTGGAGGCGGCGCGTGGGAGGATCCGTGACGAGCTGGAAAAGACCCGGAACTTCGTCGGGACCGGCGGGATCTTCAACATGTCCGCCGAGGACCACGTGGGGCTAGACGAGCGCTCCATGGTGCTGGTGCGGATCGAGGAAGGCAAGTGGAAGTACTTCCCGCGCGAAAAGTGGTAG
- a CDS encoding ABC transporter ATP-binding protein → MLEVTDLAVAYGAIQALKGVSLQIREGSIACLIGANGAGKTTLLRAISGLLPVQWGRIRFEGREIAGLAPETIVWLGISHVPEGRQNFATVSVRDNLLIGAYPVYRRSRRGEIEAAMERVFRLFPILRERANQLAGTLSGGEQQMLAIGRVLMARPRLVLLDEPSMGLAPTLVREILRQLRRLPGEGTTVLLVEQNARAALRIADHGYVMEGGRITLEGKARDLAENEEVKHAYLGRA, encoded by the coding sequence ATGCTTGAGGTGACCGACCTCGCCGTTGCCTATGGCGCGATCCAGGCGCTCAAGGGCGTGAGCCTTCAGATCCGGGAAGGAAGCATCGCCTGCCTCATCGGCGCCAACGGCGCCGGGAAGACCACCCTGCTTCGAGCGATCTCGGGGCTCCTGCCGGTCCAGTGGGGGCGCATCCGCTTCGAGGGACGGGAGATCGCCGGCCTGGCGCCGGAGACCATCGTGTGGCTCGGGATCTCGCACGTCCCCGAGGGGCGGCAGAACTTCGCCACGGTCTCCGTACGCGATAACCTCCTGATCGGGGCGTACCCCGTGTACCGGCGCTCCCGGCGGGGCGAGATCGAGGCCGCCATGGAGCGGGTGTTCCGCCTGTTCCCGATCCTCCGGGAACGGGCTAACCAGCTCGCGGGCACCCTGTCTGGCGGCGAGCAGCAGATGCTCGCCATCGGGCGGGTCTTGATGGCCCGGCCTCGGCTGGTGCTCCTGGACGAGCCGTCCATGGGCCTCGCGCCGACCCTGGTGCGAGAGATTCTCCGACAGCTCCGGCGACTGCCGGGCGAGGGCACCACGGTTCTTCTGGTGGAACAGAACGCCCGCGCCGCCCTCCGGATCGCCGATCACGGCTACGTCATGGAGGGCGGGAGGATTACCCTGGAGGGCAAAGCTCGAGACCTGGCCGAGAACGAGGAGGTAAAGCACGCCTACCTGGGCCGCGCCTGA
- a CDS encoding branched-chain amino acid ABC transporter permease has protein sequence MTAPEQLLQLVLAGLTQGAIYALIALGFVTIYNVTGIINFAQGEFAMLGAMFIVSLVPLGLPLPVAFLLAVAAVVLVGGAIERLAIHPARHASVVTLIIITIGVDIVLRGLALLVWGTDPFPLAPFSTGAPFSVRGAVISRQALWILGTTAAILALLYVFFEFTYLGKAVRACAINRLSARLSGIRPDRMSLLAFCLSAGLGAVGGIVMAPLTLVSYDMGLYLGLRGFVAAIMGGLVSAPGAVTGALLLGILESLSAGIFRAAYKEAIAFLALFLILLVRPQGLFTRAVGTRAGL, from the coding sequence GTGACAGCTCCAGAGCAGCTCCTCCAGTTGGTCCTGGCCGGGCTGACCCAGGGGGCGATCTATGCCCTGATCGCGCTGGGGTTCGTCACCATCTACAACGTAACCGGCATCATCAACTTCGCCCAGGGCGAGTTTGCCATGCTCGGGGCGATGTTCATCGTGTCCCTGGTCCCTCTGGGTCTACCCCTCCCGGTCGCCTTTCTCCTCGCCGTGGCGGCGGTCGTGTTGGTGGGCGGAGCGATCGAGCGGCTCGCCATTCATCCGGCGCGGCATGCGTCGGTGGTCACCCTGATCATCATCACCATCGGCGTGGACATCGTCCTCCGGGGTCTCGCCCTGCTCGTCTGGGGGACCGATCCCTTCCCCCTGGCCCCGTTCTCCACCGGCGCGCCGTTCTCCGTGCGCGGCGCGGTCATCAGCCGACAGGCCCTCTGGATCCTGGGGACCACGGCCGCCATCCTCGCGCTCCTCTACGTCTTCTTCGAGTTCACCTATCTCGGCAAAGCTGTCCGGGCGTGCGCCATCAACCGGCTCTCTGCGCGGCTCAGCGGCATCCGGCCGGATCGAATGTCGCTCCTCGCCTTCTGCCTCTCGGCCGGGCTGGGTGCAGTGGGCGGAATCGTCATGGCGCCCCTGACCCTGGTCTCCTACGACATGGGGCTCTACCTCGGGCTCCGGGGGTTCGTGGCAGCCATCATGGGCGGACTGGTGAGCGCACCGGGAGCGGTGACGGGCGCCCTGCTGCTCGGCATCCTGGAATCGCTCTCGGCCGGGATTTTCAGAGCCGCCTATAAGGAAGCGATCGCCTTCCTCGCCCTGTTCCTGATCCTTCTCGTCCGGCCCCAGGGGCTCTTCACGCGGGCCGTGGGGACCCGAGCGGGTCTATGA
- a CDS encoding ABC transporter ATP-binding protein, protein MPAPLLEVRGLRKEFGGVVAVGGVSFEVRSGEIRAIIGPNGAGKTTIFNLINGLFPLNRGEVRFRGRLLNGLRPADRAALGIARTFQNLQIFTNMTVLENVMVGRHRKSGSGFLSTAFRTSRARREEREILEAARGCLDFVGLEERRDDPAGSLPFGQQRLLEIARALAMEPVLLLLDEPAAGLNPIEVGRLAELTYAIRERGITILLVEHLMDLVMRVSENILVLNYGEVLAQGPPAAIREDPAVIDAYLGVEEPDA, encoded by the coding sequence GTGCCGGCTCCGCTCCTGGAAGTCCGGGGTCTCAGGAAGGAGTTCGGCGGCGTCGTCGCCGTCGGCGGGGTGAGCTTTGAGGTCCGCTCGGGAGAGATCCGCGCCATCATCGGCCCCAACGGCGCGGGGAAGACGACCATCTTCAATCTCATCAACGGCCTCTTTCCCCTCAACCGAGGCGAGGTCCGCTTTCGCGGGCGGCTTCTGAACGGGCTCCGCCCGGCGGACCGGGCGGCCCTCGGGATCGCGCGCACCTTTCAGAACCTCCAGATCTTCACCAACATGACTGTGCTCGAGAACGTCATGGTCGGCCGCCACCGGAAAAGCGGGAGCGGCTTTCTCAGCACCGCGTTCAGGACGTCCCGCGCACGGCGCGAGGAGCGGGAGATCCTCGAGGCGGCCCGCGGCTGCCTGGACTTCGTCGGCCTGGAGGAGCGGCGCGACGACCCGGCGGGGAGCCTCCCCTTCGGCCAGCAGCGGCTCCTGGAGATCGCCCGGGCCCTGGCGATGGAGCCCGTGCTGCTGCTCTTGGATGAGCCGGCCGCAGGCCTGAATCCCATTGAGGTCGGGCGCCTCGCGGAGCTCACCTACGCCATCCGGGAGCGGGGGATTACGATCCTACTCGTGGAGCACCTGATGGATCTCGTCATGCGCGTGTCGGAGAACATTCTGGTCCTCAACTACGGCGAGGTGCTCGCGCAGGGGCCGCCGGCGGCGATCCGGGAGGACCCCGCGGTCATCGACGCCTATCTCGGCGTGGAAGAGCCCGATGCTTGA
- a CDS encoding branched-chain amino acid ABC transporter permease — MRRRKDLLALGALALGVGCVPLIVESQYQLSVGVFIAIHAVVTIGLCLLMGYAGQISLGHAAFYGLGAYTSGLLTTKFGVDPWLAMAAAIGLTGAIAYAFGGPILRLRGHYLAMATLAFGIIVYLAFVEFKDFTGGPSGLPGIPRLAIGGFAFDNDAKFFYLAWAAVVAALLVSLNLVNSRVGRAFRAIHGSEVAAETLGVDTARLKLKVFTLSAVYAALAGSLYAHYLTFVSPAPFGFIASVEFVVMAAVGGLASIWGAPFGAAAVTLLTEAIRDLMPRVFAYASGEHEVIAYGLLLILIMIFMPEGLTAGTLRLVRRARGAA; from the coding sequence ATGAGACGGCGGAAGGATCTCTTGGCGCTCGGCGCGCTGGCCCTCGGGGTGGGATGCGTCCCTCTGATCGTCGAGAGCCAGTACCAGCTGAGCGTGGGAGTCTTCATCGCCATCCACGCGGTGGTCACGATCGGGCTGTGCCTCCTTATGGGCTACGCTGGCCAGATCTCGCTGGGCCACGCGGCGTTTTACGGCCTGGGCGCGTATACCTCGGGGCTCCTGACCACGAAGTTCGGTGTCGATCCCTGGCTGGCCATGGCGGCGGCGATCGGGCTGACCGGCGCCATCGCCTATGCCTTCGGCGGTCCCATCCTGAGGCTCCGGGGTCACTACCTCGCCATGGCCACGCTGGCCTTCGGGATCATCGTGTACCTGGCCTTCGTCGAGTTCAAGGATTTCACCGGCGGGCCGTCCGGGCTCCCCGGCATCCCGCGCCTGGCGATCGGCGGCTTCGCCTTCGATAACGACGCGAAATTCTTCTACCTCGCCTGGGCGGCCGTCGTCGCGGCGCTGCTCGTCTCCCTGAACCTGGTGAACTCGCGGGTCGGGCGGGCCTTCCGCGCCATCCACGGCAGCGAGGTCGCCGCCGAGACACTCGGGGTGGACACGGCCAGGCTGAAGCTCAAGGTCTTCACGCTGAGCGCGGTTTACGCCGCGCTGGCGGGAAGCCTCTACGCCCATTACTTGACCTTCGTGAGCCCGGCGCCGTTCGGCTTCATCGCGTCGGTGGAGTTCGTGGTCATGGCGGCGGTGGGCGGGCTGGCCAGCATCTGGGGCGCGCCCTTCGGCGCTGCGGCGGTCACCCTCCTGACCGAGGCAATCCGCGACCTGATGCCGCGCGTCTTCGCCTATGCCTCGGGCGAGCACGAGGTGATCGCCTACGGGCTCCTCCTGATCCTCATCATGATCTTCATGCCTGAAGGCCTCACGGCCGGAACGCTGCGGCTTGTGCGGCGGGCCCGGGGAGCGGCATAG